Proteins found in one Clostridium kluyveri DSM 555 genomic segment:
- a CDS encoding phage replisome organizer N-terminal domain-containing protein, with protein MAEVKWIKISTAMFDDEKIKIIDAMPEHDTIFYIWMRLLVQAGKTNAGGYIFLAEDIPYTDEMLSAIFNRPLNTVRLALDTLKKFGMIQRSENNDLKITNWDKHQNVESMDKIREGNRLRKRRQREKEKQQELLEEPKNSEENVTEGEEIVMSQDSHEMSRDSHAIREREREEDLDLDNKRERREKKDLSLDNNALELCKYWEVLKPGENITAHLAALKIFINTYGYDWCKEAMQIMVKNKNKFILSYMEKILKNWLVEGKSEECGTSKKEKNAPKPPSYKVVNQGCCPVCGGKGVVRQNNEWVECPKCRGG; from the coding sequence ATGGCAGAAGTTAAGTGGATTAAAATAAGTACAGCAATGTTTGATGACGAAAAAATTAAAATAATAGATGCAATGCCTGAACATGATACTATATTTTACATTTGGATGCGTCTTTTGGTACAGGCAGGCAAGACAAATGCAGGAGGGTATATATTCCTTGCAGAGGATATACCCTACACTGATGAGATGTTATCGGCAATCTTTAATAGACCTCTTAATACTGTAAGACTTGCCTTGGATACTTTGAAAAAATTCGGAATGATTCAAAGGTCCGAAAACAACGATTTAAAAATAACTAATTGGGACAAACATCAAAATGTGGAAAGTATGGATAAAATCAGAGAAGGAAATAGACTTAGAAAACGAAGGCAAAGGGAAAAAGAAAAACAGCAGGAGTTACTGGAAGAGCCAAAAAACAGTGAAGAAAACGTGACAGAAGGAGAGGAAATTGTGATGTCACAAGATAGTCACGAAATGTCACGTGACAGTCACGCTATAAGAGAGAGAGAGAGAGAAGAAGATCTAGATCTAGATAATAAGAGAGAGAGAAGAGAGAAAAAAGATCTCTCTCTCGATAATAACGCTTTAGAACTTTGTAAATATTGGGAAGTTCTGAAACCAGGTGAAAATATAACTGCACACTTGGCAGCTTTAAAGATATTTATAAACACTTATGGCTATGACTGGTGCAAAGAAGCAATGCAGATTATGGTCAAGAACAAAAATAAATTTATTTTAAGCTACATGGAGAAAATTTTAAAAAATTGGCTTGTGGAAGGAAAAAGTGAGGAATGTGGAACTTCCAAGAAAGAAAAGAATGCTCCTAAACCGCCATCTTACAAGGTTGTAAATCAAGGGTGTTGCCCTGTTTGTGGAGGTAAAGGAGTGGTGAGACAAAACAATGAATGGGTGGAATGTCCTAAGTGCAGGGGAGGTTAG
- a CDS encoding PD-(D/E)XK nuclease-like domain-containing protein: MEATLIKLTDENYFSQEANQQYMSVSQFKAFGGCEAAALASLNGEWKEEESTALLVGSYFHSHFEGTLDRFKQEHPQIFTTKGELKANYRQANEMINCLETDEYFNQAYVGEREKIFTGELFGVPWKIKVDLLNLEDGYFIDLKSTRDFKEQKVEHDEEYEWVTFVERWGYLIQIAVYKEILRQNIGINDLEGFIIAVTKQKPPDKVILGFRPEDYEIGMNQVERNIERVLQVKNGLVKPTRCGKCAYCRSTKKLDRTFHYSEF, encoded by the coding sequence ATGGAAGCTACACTTATAAAACTTACAGATGAAAATTACTTTTCTCAGGAAGCCAACCAACAATATATGTCAGTATCACAATTTAAAGCTTTCGGCGGCTGTGAAGCAGCTGCCCTGGCTTCCCTGAATGGAGAATGGAAAGAGGAAGAGAGTACAGCATTATTAGTAGGAAGTTACTTCCACAGTCATTTCGAAGGAACGCTGGATAGATTCAAACAGGAACATCCACAAATATTTACAACAAAAGGGGAACTTAAAGCAAATTATAGACAGGCTAATGAAATGATAAATTGCCTAGAAACAGATGAATATTTTAATCAGGCTTATGTTGGAGAAAGAGAAAAGATATTTACTGGAGAATTGTTCGGAGTCCCATGGAAAATCAAAGTGGATTTATTAAATCTTGAAGATGGGTATTTTATAGACTTGAAGAGCACTAGAGATTTCAAGGAACAAAAAGTGGAACATGATGAGGAATATGAATGGGTTACATTTGTGGAAAGATGGGGTTATTTAATCCAAATTGCTGTGTACAAAGAAATTTTAAGACAAAATATAGGAATTAATGACTTAGAGGGTTTTATAATTGCTGTAACCAAACAAAAACCACCCGACAAGGTAATACTGGGTTTCAGGCCAGAAGATTATGAAATAGGCATGAATCAGGTTGAACGGAATATAGAGCGTGTTTTACAAGTTAAGAATGGGCTTGTGAAGCCTACAAGATGTGGTAAATGTGCTTATTGCAGAAGTACAAAGAAACTAGATAGGACTTTCCATTATTCAGAGTTTTAG
- a CDS encoding recombinase RecT: MGNLINGKPVEVKNILANVNVQKRFQEILGKKAAGFMASLINVSNGKLKGIEPYSVVSSAMIAATLDLPIDPNLGFAWIVPYKKKAQFQMGYKGFVQLGLRTGQYKNINAISIYKGQLKSWNPLTEKIELNFENKESNEVIGYAAYFSLVSGFEKYVYWSKEEVITHAKRFSKAFNDGPWQTNFNRMAEKTVLKNTLSKWGILSIDMQLALQADQAVIKKGVLDGEPVEVNLDYIDNPDSIDTEFEEVDSEKVTTKLDDKFKKANKDSAQDRKKDDTPSEDMQEDLFKGTPFEGADE; the protein is encoded by the coding sequence GTGGGTAATCTAATAAATGGTAAGCCTGTGGAAGTGAAAAATATTCTGGCGAATGTAAATGTGCAAAAGAGATTTCAGGAGATTCTAGGTAAAAAGGCTGCAGGGTTTATGGCGAGTCTCATAAACGTATCTAATGGCAAATTAAAGGGGATAGAGCCTTACAGCGTTGTATCTTCCGCAATGATAGCAGCAACTTTGGATTTACCTATAGATCCTAATCTAGGCTTTGCATGGATAGTTCCTTATAAAAAGAAAGCACAATTTCAGATGGGATATAAAGGTTTTGTGCAATTGGGTTTAAGAACAGGGCAATATAAGAATATAAATGCTATCAGTATTTATAAGGGACAACTAAAAAGCTGGAATCCTCTTACAGAAAAGATTGAACTTAATTTTGAAAATAAGGAAAGTAATGAGGTCATAGGATATGCTGCATATTTCAGCTTGGTTAGTGGTTTTGAGAAATATGTTTATTGGAGTAAAGAAGAAGTAATAACCCATGCAAAGAGATTTTCTAAAGCATTTAATGATGGTCCTTGGCAGACAAATTTTAATAGAATGGCTGAAAAAACAGTTCTTAAAAATACTCTAAGTAAATGGGGTATTTTAAGTATAGACATGCAATTGGCACTACAAGCAGACCAGGCGGTAATTAAGAAAGGTGTACTTGATGGTGAGCCTGTGGAGGTAAACCTAGATTACATTGATAATCCTGATAGTATAGATACAGAATTTGAGGAAGTGGATTCTGAAAAAGTTACGACTAAACTTGATGATAAGTTTAAAAAAGCTAATAAAGATTCTGCACAAGATAGGAAAAAAGATGATACCCCTTCAGAAGATATGCAAGAAGATTTATTTAAAGGTACACCTTTTGAAGGAGCTGATGAGTAA
- a CDS encoding YopX family protein, protein MQRELKFRAWDKQNKSMEEVELLGDEVLRIKHAEWENREDFEVMQYTGLKDKKGVEIYEGDIIEIVNNLNEVTKKTNTHNAIVKYKEGSLVATWQDEFVGEIFNYFNSYNTPIVTFEVIGNIYENPRLLKEGE, encoded by the coding sequence ATGCAAAGAGAACTTAAGTTTCGTGCATGGGATAAGCAAAATAAGTCTATGGAAGAAGTAGAGCTTTTAGGAGACGAAGTACTAAGGATTAAACATGCTGAATGGGAGAATAGAGAAGATTTTGAGGTTATGCAGTATACAGGTTTGAAAGATAAGAAGGGCGTAGAGATTTATGAGGGCGATATTATAGAAATAGTAAATAACTTGAATGAAGTAACTAAAAAGACTAACACCCATAATGCTATAGTTAAATACAAAGAAGGGTCGCTTGTGGCTACATGGCAAGATGAATTTGTTGGTGAAATTTTTAACTACTTTAATAGTTATAATACACCCATAGTTACCTTTGAAGTTATAGGCAATATCTACGAAAATCCAAGGCTCTTAAAGGAAGGTGAATAA
- a CDS encoding aspartyl-phosphate phosphatase Spo0E family protein produces MTIEAARDKLHECMDLYDLSDIRTLEASQEMDEFVNEEMRKMMEGKKGKYDTARSSSIRSL; encoded by the coding sequence ATGACCATAGAAGCTGCTAGAGATAAGTTACATGAATGTATGGATTTATATGACTTATCAGATATTAGAACTTTAGAGGCTAGTCAAGAAATGGACGAGTTTGTTAACGAAGAAATGAGAAAAATGATGGAGGGGAAGAAGGGGAAGTATGACACAGCTAGGAGTTCAAGTATTAGGAGTTTATAG
- a CDS encoding sigma factor-like helix-turn-helix DNA-binding protein: MKENWYALLIASQRPVGVEQAFRIMNGDSIGRKKKYSKFTQDDIECMESLKSEGYTYRQIGKVYGISRDAVRSRINRRKQVQS; encoded by the coding sequence GTGAAGGAAAATTGGTATGCGCTTCTAATAGCTTCACAACGTCCAGTTGGTGTAGAACAGGCTTTTAGAATAATGAATGGGGATTCAATAGGAAGGAAGAAGAAATATTCCAAATTCACACAAGATGATATTGAATGTATGGAAAGTCTGAAAAGTGAAGGATACACATATAGGCAAATTGGAAAAGTATATGGCATATCAAGGGATGCTGTGCGTTCAAGGATTAATAGAAGAAAGCAGGTGCAGTCATGA
- a CDS encoding DUF7167 family protein gives MTNSRKIKIGVGSSVSCLDDEEYTLKELGLSENATEEEITKAVFDMVCDYLDWGWSEIEHDHKRNA, from the coding sequence ATGACCAACTCAAGAAAAATTAAAATAGGTGTAGGTTCTTCTGTATCATGTTTAGATGATGAAGAATACACATTAAAGGAACTAGGATTAAGTGAAAATGCAACTGAGGAAGAAATTACAAAAGCTGTATTTGACATGGTTTGCGACTATTTAGACTGGGGATGGAGTGAGATTGAGCATGACCACAAAAGAAATGCCTAA
- a CDS encoding phage antirepressor encodes MSKLQIFRSKEFGQVRTTFINGKIHFVAVDIARALGYKNTNDAILKHCRWVAKCEVPHPQSKTKVIEVNAIPEGDIYRLVANSELPGAQEFESWIFDKVLPQINHTGGYIPNNEDESEEDILAKAVLIAKRTIERKNEIIADKNKQLQEQKPKVIFAESVQASTTTILIGQLAKILKQNGIDMGQNRLFEWLRKNGYLISRKGTDYNMPTQKSANLGLFTTKETTIGHSDGHVSISTTPKVTGKGQVYFVNKFKELQEGVRERQATK; translated from the coding sequence TTGAGTAAGTTACAAATTTTTAGGAGCAAAGAATTTGGGCAGGTAAGAACTACATTTATAAATGGAAAAATTCATTTTGTAGCTGTAGATATTGCCAGAGCATTAGGATATAAAAATACAAATGATGCTATTTTAAAGCACTGTAGGTGGGTAGCAAAATGCGAGGTACCTCATCCACAGAGTAAAACCAAAGTTATAGAAGTCAACGCAATACCAGAGGGTGATATTTATAGATTGGTAGCAAATTCTGAATTACCTGGAGCACAAGAATTTGAAAGCTGGATATTTGATAAAGTACTACCACAGATAAATCATACAGGTGGTTATATACCAAATAACGAGGATGAATCAGAGGAAGATATATTGGCTAAAGCTGTTTTGATAGCTAAAAGAACTATTGAAAGAAAGAACGAAATTATAGCAGATAAGAATAAACAACTTCAGGAGCAAAAGCCAAAAGTAATATTTGCAGAAAGTGTACAGGCATCCACTACAACAATCTTGATTGGGCAACTTGCCAAAATATTAAAGCAAAATGGAATTGACATGGGACAGAATAGATTATTTGAATGGCTTCGTAAAAATGGATACCTGATTAGCAGGAAGGGTACTGATTATAATATGCCTACACAAAAGTCTGCGAATTTAGGATTATTTACAACAAAGGAGACAACTATAGGTCATTCGGATGGTCATGTAAGTATATCTACCACACCAAAAGTAACTGGGAAAGGACAGGTATATTTTGTGAATAAGTTTAAGGAATTACAGGAAGGTGTTAGAGAAAGGCAGGCGACAAAATGA
- a CDS encoding helix-turn-helix transcriptional regulator: MFRIKEARKNAGLTQQQLADRVNATREYISAIENEHKLPSIPLLKKIAIALNTTVKNLYKDETEPTQKEVV; encoded by the coding sequence GTGTTCAGAATTAAAGAGGCTCGAAAAAATGCGGGACTTACCCAACAACAGCTAGCAGACAGAGTTAATGCAACCAGAGAATATATATCTGCTATAGAAAACGAACATAAATTACCATCAATACCACTTCTGAAAAAGATAGCAATAGCCTTAAATACAACAGTAAAAAATCTGTATAAGGATGAAACAGAACCAACTCAAAAAGAAGTAGTATAG
- a CDS encoding helix-turn-helix domain-containing protein, whose protein sequence is MQFGERIKSLRLSNKLTATQLAKDIGVTREYLSRLENNAKSPSFELLEKLCGALNITLAEFFKTDSSDIIPEHFKEFINQNKNLTPEQLEKLNEFIKALK, encoded by the coding sequence ATGCAATTTGGTGAAAGAATTAAATCATTAAGATTATCAAATAAATTAACTGCAACTCAACTAGCTAAAGATATTGGAGTTACAAGAGAATATTTAAGTCGTTTAGAAAACAACGCAAAATCTCCATCATTTGAGTTGCTTGAAAAATTATGCGGAGCTTTAAATATAACCTTAGCAGAGTTCTTTAAAACAGATTCATCTGACATAATTCCTGAGCATTTTAAAGAGTTTATAAATCAAAATAAAAATCTTACTCCAGAGCAACTTGAGAAGCTCAATGAGTTCATAAAAGCTTTAAAATAA
- a CDS encoding helix-turn-helix domain-containing protein has translation MFDKVHFKNILETALGKRTKEEYSKDSGVSRGYISKCINMKISNPPSPEILKRLASKAHNNVTYEDLMRAAGYIDTDNEDEYITTDNFNNNPFGNKIKELREEMNWTQDHLGKLLNVKRAAISKYENGKVPLTDEILIKLSKIFDVSCDYILGVSNKRNDSKVENKKSFMEKIEDLSPESKEELEKYIELLKLKDSLDKNKDEQSATLDQGVC, from the coding sequence TTGTTTGATAAAGTACATTTTAAAAATATATTAGAAACGGCACTTGGTAAAAGAACAAAAGAGGAATATTCTAAGGACAGTGGCGTAAGTCGTGGATATATTTCAAAATGTATTAATATGAAAATATCTAATCCGCCCTCTCCTGAAATTCTAAAAAGATTAGCTTCAAAAGCTCATAATAATGTGACCTATGAAGATTTAATGAGAGCTGCAGGTTATATTGACACTGATAATGAAGATGAATATATTACAACTGATAATTTTAATAATAATCCTTTTGGTAATAAGATAAAAGAATTGAGAGAGGAAATGAACTGGACTCAAGATCATTTAGGTAAATTATTAAATGTTAAAAGGGCTGCTATATCAAAATATGAAAATGGTAAAGTTCCTCTTACGGATGAAATATTAATTAAATTATCTAAAATATTTGATGTTTCATGCGATTATATATTAGGTGTTTCGAACAAAAGAAATGATTCTAAAGTTGAAAATAAAAAATCTTTCATGGAAAAAATTGAAGACCTAAGTCCTGAAAGTAAAGAAGAACTTGAAAAATATATTGAGCTATTAAAATTAAAAGATAGCCTGGATAAGAATAAAGACGAACAATCAGCTACCTTGGATCAAGGCGTTTGTTGA
- a CDS encoding recombinase family protein has protein sequence MKAAIYSRKSLFTGKGESIENQIQLCKEYGEKNLNLKNDNFIIYEDEGFSGGNTNRPKFQELLKDVKKRKFDVLMCYRLDRISRNVADFSTTLELLQQHNISFVSIKEQFDTSTPMGKAMVYISSVFAQLERETIAERIRDNMIQLAKTGRWLGGQTPLGFDSQKILYYNSEMKEKSMYKLSPVKEELKKVKLIYNKYIEFGSISLVLKYLLSNNIRGKNGGDFASMSINDILRNPVYVKSDDGVFKYLSDSGIITCGTPNGNGIMTYNKRNSKYVPKKKTEWIAAIGKHEGVIDSNTWLEVQFRLNKNKKKANPRQGTSKKSLLSGVLKCALCGAPMRVCYGRPKKDGSERIYYYMCTMKAHSAKSRCDNPNVKGPELEKAIIENIKQLNTTKILKELQVAKNEAAVSIENNFTETITKEIKDKSDQINTLLEQLAHTNANNSIASEFITSKIESLGNEIKKLNLKLEKSKDTKQENIQKKLNFEIIEKSLHEFNSSFDMIKDTSKKRLILENIIDKVYWNGNTGDVDIQLWGSKKKHTLRPVVR, from the coding sequence ATAAAGGCAGCCATATACAGTAGAAAATCCTTATTCACAGGTAAAGGTGAATCTATTGAAAATCAGATTCAGCTCTGTAAAGAATATGGAGAAAAGAATTTAAATTTAAAAAATGATAATTTTATAATATATGAGGATGAAGGTTTTTCCGGTGGAAATACAAACAGACCTAAATTCCAAGAACTATTGAAAGATGTAAAAAAGAGAAAATTTGATGTTCTTATGTGTTATCGGCTTGATAGAATAAGCAGGAATGTTGCCGACTTCTCAACTACATTAGAATTACTACAACAACATAATATATCTTTTGTAAGCATAAAAGAGCAATTTGATACAAGCACTCCTATGGGTAAAGCTATGGTATATATATCCTCTGTATTCGCTCAGCTAGAAAGGGAGACAATAGCAGAAAGAATTAGAGATAATATGATTCAACTTGCCAAAACAGGAAGATGGCTTGGCGGGCAAACTCCTCTAGGGTTTGATTCCCAAAAAATACTTTATTACAATTCTGAAATGAAAGAAAAGTCTATGTATAAACTCTCCCCTGTAAAAGAAGAACTTAAAAAAGTTAAATTAATTTACAATAAATATATAGAATTTGGTTCTATATCCTTAGTTCTTAAATACTTATTATCTAATAATATAAGAGGTAAAAACGGAGGAGATTTTGCATCTATGTCTATAAATGATATTTTAAGAAATCCTGTGTATGTTAAATCAGATGATGGAGTTTTTAAATATTTATCAGATTCGGGCATAATTACATGTGGTACTCCTAACGGTAATGGTATTATGACCTATAATAAACGTAATTCAAAATATGTACCTAAAAAAAAGACTGAATGGATTGCTGCTATAGGAAAACATGAAGGAGTTATAGATAGCAATACATGGTTAGAGGTTCAATTTCGTTTAAATAAAAATAAAAAGAAAGCAAATCCGAGACAAGGAACTTCTAAAAAATCTTTATTATCCGGGGTTTTAAAATGTGCCTTGTGTGGTGCTCCTATGCGTGTATGCTATGGTAGACCTAAAAAAGATGGAAGTGAAAGAATATATTATTATATGTGTACAATGAAAGCTCATTCAGCTAAAAGCAGATGTGATAATCCTAATGTAAAAGGTCCAGAGCTTGAAAAGGCCATTATTGAAAATATTAAACAGCTAAATACAACTAAGATACTAAAAGAATTACAAGTTGCCAAGAATGAAGCAGCTGTATCCATTGAAAATAATTTCACTGAAACAATAACTAAAGAAATTAAAGATAAAAGCGATCAAATAAATACATTGCTGGAGCAACTAGCTCATACGAATGCAAACAATTCTATTGCATCTGAATTTATAACAAGTAAAATTGAATCTTTAGGAAATGAAATAAAAAAATTAAATTTGAAATTGGAGAAATCCAAAGATACTAAACAAGAAAACATACAGAAGAAATTAAACTTTGAAATAATAGAAAAATCATTGCATGAATTTAATTCATCTTTTGATATGATAAAAGACACTTCTAAGAAAAGACTTATACTTGAGAATATAATTGATAAAGTTTACTGGAACGGTAATACTGGTGATGTTGATATCCAGTTATGGGGAAGTAAAAAAAAACACACACTTCGTCCTGTAGTTCGCTAA
- a CDS encoding helix-turn-helix domain-containing protein, with translation MNKTATYRNVFKDIENSTSTIYYTLPERTIAQKIYKLRMIKGYTQREFAEVCSIGYSSLCKYEIGLSKPKHVNLEKICQTFNMSIDYFL, from the coding sequence ATGAACAAAACTGCAACATATAGAAATGTATTCAAAGATATTGAAAACTCTACCTCTACAATATATTATACACTTCCTGAAAGAACAATTGCACAAAAAATTTATAAATTAAGAATGATCAAAGGATATACCCAACGTGAATTTGCTGAAGTTTGTTCTATAGGCTATTCTTCTTTATGTAAATACGAAATAGGATTATCAAAACCTAAGCACGTTAATTTGGAAAAGATATGTCAAACTTTCAATATGTCTATTGATTATTTTTTATAA
- a CDS encoding helix-turn-helix domain-containing protein: MVKNNFDIVPARIKEARESRGLSMSELSELIEVTSQAISQYEKGIMNPSVFVLKKMSNALNFPIQFFYKSENERTCENSAIFFRAMKSTPKKIKNAYSYYIKWADDIYKYLNKYINFYDVNLPDISNYTYKEPIDNKTIEEIALYVRKYWNLGDNPIHNMVDLLETNGIIICRIKFKNKKIDAFSQWNNGKGYIFLGSEKGSAVRSRFDAAHELGHLLLHPTLKINDVYKKDVLNRIEAEANYFAGAFLMPITSFPTEIIHNSVDYLLMLKEKWKVSVNAMIMRSKQLNLFTDNQISYLQRQMTLKQMWKHEPLDDILQPEEPSIFKEAFELLFDNKILHPEQTIQDICLNKEDIQSICCLPDEIFKMKPKQKKLELKIIK; encoded by the coding sequence ATGGTAAAAAACAATTTTGATATAGTCCCTGCAAGAATAAAAGAAGCAAGAGAGTCTCGTGGATTATCAATGTCAGAACTATCAGAGTTAATAGAAGTAACAAGCCAGGCAATTTCCCAATACGAAAAAGGAATTATGAACCCTTCTGTATTCGTACTAAAGAAAATGTCCAATGCACTTAATTTTCCAATTCAATTCTTTTATAAATCTGAAAATGAGCGAACGTGTGAAAATAGTGCCATATTTTTTAGAGCAATGAAAAGTACTCCTAAAAAAATAAAGAATGCTTACAGCTATTATATTAAATGGGCTGATGATATATATAAGTACCTAAATAAATATATAAATTTTTATGATGTAAATTTACCTGATATAAGTAACTATACCTACAAAGAACCAATTGACAACAAAACTATTGAAGAAATAGCTTTATATGTGAGAAAATATTGGAATTTAGGCGATAACCCTATTCACAATATGGTAGATCTATTAGAAACGAATGGTATTATTATCTGTAGAATCAAATTTAAAAATAAAAAAATTGATGCTTTCTCACAATGGAATAATGGAAAAGGATATATATTTTTGGGTAGTGAGAAAGGTTCTGCTGTAAGATCAAGATTTGATGCGGCACACGAATTAGGCCATTTATTATTACATCCAACTTTGAAAATAAATGATGTATATAAAAAAGATGTTCTAAACAGAATTGAAGCTGAAGCGAATTATTTTGCTGGTGCCTTCTTAATGCCTATAACTTCATTTCCAACGGAGATAATTCATAATTCAGTAGATTATTTATTAATGTTAAAAGAGAAGTGGAAGGTTTCGGTCAATGCCATGATAATGCGATCCAAACAACTCAATTTATTTACAGATAATCAGATAAGTTATCTGCAAAGGCAAATGACTTTAAAGCAAATGTGGAAACATGAGCCATTAGATGATATTTTGCAACCAGAAGAACCTTCAATTTTTAAAGAGGCTTTTGAATTATTATTTGATAATAAAATACTTCATCCAGAACAAACAATTCAAGATATATGTTTAAATAAAGAAGATATTCAATCTATATGTTGCTTGCCAGATGAAATTTTTAAAATGAAACCAAAACAAAAAAAACTTGAATTAAAGATAATTAAATAA
- a CDS encoding DUF2335 domain-containing protein encodes MGNKKISGGLQDGEIKPEETSKEENGEEILPKEAEGIPQEKVEASEILNKEDLKKENRTLKRKVFRGSIFTGPLPPPEIFEKYEKVCPGAADRIICMAEKQMNHRHSLEEKFLDSSSRNSIVGIISALIVSITVIVVGGVCIVKGYSISGTIFGGMGIATIVTTFLRNTKMKNEKYDKDVEVDDNADIEHNKNK; translated from the coding sequence GTGGGCAATAAAAAGATATCAGGAGGACTACAAGATGGTGAAATAAAGCCAGAAGAAACTTCAAAAGAAGAAAATGGAGAAGAGATTTTACCTAAAGAAGCGGAAGGGATTCCACAAGAAAAAGTAGAAGCTTCTGAAATACTAAACAAAGAAGACTTAAAAAAAGAAAACAGAACTTTAAAAAGAAAAGTATTTAGAGGATCAATTTTTACAGGCCCCCTTCCGCCTCCAGAAATTTTTGAGAAATACGAAAAAGTATGTCCTGGTGCAGCTGATAGAATAATATGTATGGCGGAAAAACAAATGAACCATAGACATAGTTTAGAGGAAAAGTTTTTAGATTCAAGTTCGAGGAATAGTATCGTAGGAATAATATCTGCACTTATTGTGTCAATTACTGTGATTGTTGTTGGAGGGGTATGCATAGTAAAGGGTTACTCTATATCGGGAACTATATTTGGAGGAATGGGAATAGCAACTATTGTAACGACCTTTCTTAGAAATACAAAAATGAAAAATGAAAAATATGATAAAGATGTTGAAGTAGATGATAATGCGGATATCGAACATAACAAAAATAAATGA
- a CDS encoding peptidoglycan recognition protein family protein, with product MLPITRKISPYNHSAGNSIKFIVMHDTGNYKDTALANATYFNGGDRQASAHYFVDDTSIYQVVEDSNAAWHCGDGHGAYGISNYNSIGIEMCNSGGYISDTTINNTLELVRSLMSKYGVSINNVVRHYDASRKDCPHNLSANNWAKWNDFKARLANGSSVDSLITEVKNAKLKSQIAALQYNMNLDYNAKLQHTDGNIYQETLDNLKSIGNIIAKGHKSHIVLWLQQKLEMWGYLKKGSYTDMIYDEPTFQAVTELQKRWERPTDGVLRLETWSVFLNN from the coding sequence ATGTTACCAATCACAAGAAAAATATCACCTTACAACCATTCAGCAGGAAATAGCATTAAGTTTATAGTTATGCATGACACAGGAAATTATAAGGATACTGCTCTGGCAAATGCTACTTATTTCAATGGAGGGGATAGACAGGCCTCTGCACATTATTTTGTAGATGATACTTCCATATATCAGGTTGTAGAAGATTCCAATGCAGCATGGCACTGTGGAGATGGTCATGGAGCTTATGGTATTTCAAACTATAATTCCATAGGTATTGAAATGTGCAATTCCGGTGGGTATATTTCCGATACAACCATAAATAATACTCTGGAGCTTGTAAGAAGTTTAATGAGTAAATATGGTGTTTCTATTAATAATGTAGTAAGACATTATGATGCCAGCAGGAAAGACTGTCCGCATAATTTAAGTGCTAATAATTGGGCTAAGTGGAATGACTTTAAGGCAAGATTAGCAAATGGAAGCTCTGTGGATTCTTTGATTACAGAGGTAAAGAATGCGAAACTAAAATCTCAAATAGCAGCACTTCAATACAATATGAATCTTGATTATAATGCTAAACTACAACATACTGACGGTAACATCTATCAGGAAACCTTGGACAACCTCAAAAGCATTGGAAATATCATTGCAAAAGGTCACAAGTCCCATATAGTTCTCTGGTTACAGCAGAAATTAGAAATGTGGGGTTATTTAAAGAAAGGAAGCTATACAGATATGATTTATGATGAACCAACTTTTCAAGCTGTAACTGAACTACAGAAGAGGTGGGAAAGACCGACAGATGGGGTTTTAAGACTGGAGACATGGAGTGTATTTTTGAATAATTAG